Below is a window of Pocillopora verrucosa isolate sample1 chromosome 6, ASM3666991v2, whole genome shotgun sequence DNA.
ATTGTGAATAGCATCTTTAATTACTACAAAAGTAGATATTTAGTCACCATACTTCttactgtaaaaattaaatttatggaAGATTAGTTTAAGTGGTACTGAAGGAGGATACTTGGCCTTTTTTGGAAGTGGCCCTTTGTCAAGAATTTTACTTTTCACAACTTTTAATCTCATGTGGCGTAACTAAGTAGAATACATATATTCACTTGCTTTTGGTTGCAAAGTGTCCTGAAAACGAGAAAAACCATCAAAAGTTTTTGGAATAAGGATGCTGATAAAtacatatttatattttgatttcttaGAAAATATAAGTAGTCAGCTATTGTATAGAGCTCTTTCCCAAGTTTCATCCATGGTAAGAAAGcactttgtatttcattttcatgtgcTTGGTTACATACAGTATGAAATGGATGTGTCAGAAACATTTACTACTGGATAAGTTATTGTTAATTCATCCAAGGATTGATAAATTTTTCCgtgcttttcctttttaatctgTTGGTTGCCAATTGGcaactttttcttgaaattttagTGGCAAAATGTGTTGTTTTCTTGCCATGGGGACCAAAATGGTTGCAGCTTCTTACAGCATAGTCAGCACTGCCATGTTCCAGAAGGTGTTTGCCCACTAACATAACATGCATCTATGAATGGCAAGAGGATCAACCAGTCAACATTCAGACAATAGCAATTTCATTTAAACCACAATACACAAATTTGGAGAACATTTTGCAAACCCATGTTACGAAATCCAACTTAAAAACATCAGACTAGATAAAGAATACCCTCTTGTATCTAAGTGTACTGGTAGGGTTGGACCCCTTACAGTAGCTACATTGTATCAGGTGTATGTTTGTGTAGATGCTGTTTTTTAATCAGCAtgagtttttattttccaatttgatgTACAGACCTAGTCaagattgttaattttcaaCCTGAGTATATCATTGGTGCACAACAAAGTTTAACTCTTCGTTGTGAAGCAGAAAGGAACCCTCCACCTACTTACACTTGGACTCCATGTAATAACCTAGAACAATTTTGTGACAAGAATACTCTTCATATTTCACAAGTCCTCAATGATACAAGTTTTCCCCTTAGAGTGGCCAATGTGTATGGAGATGATTAAAAAACTACCAATGTTTGTAATTCACATGTACATTTTAGTCATGTGTCTAACAGCTGTATCTTCATACATGTACCAACATGACATTTTTATTGGGTTCGTAGAGCTGAACCAGGGGTTTGCCTGTCTGGTTGTTAAAGCCCATATGGtgcttttactttgttttggtGGATAACTCTCTGTTTTCTAAATGAATaattacaatgtacatgtacaatattgattattttattacatgtaaaatgcaaagaaaacagtgcagtAATTAAACTTCAGGTGGCTTATACTCGGGTAAGTATCAAAAGTAGGGAAAAACTACAGTCAGGACTTTTGAAAAGGTACAGGAAAAATTGTAATTGCATGTGTGAGAATTTTTGGGGGGAAAATTGAGATTAGGTTTTAGTTCTTTGATTCATCTTTTAGTCATTGAAAGCTGAAGTACTTAGGACCTATATATTTTACAGTGTACATCAATTTTATGATGTTTTCATTAAAGTAAGAGAAGCCAAATAACACCTTACTACCTCTCTATATTTTCCTCAATGccatacatttgaatttgaaagcaaaaggTCAGTTTGATATGAGCAACTGACCTATACCCTACGTTGTTTTCCTTCAGTGtaagaacattttcaaactttttgttttagaCAGATTCTCTTGTTTGTGTGTAGAAAAATAGGACAACAACACAATTTGTCATTTGACAAGCAATCAACACAATCCATCAATAAGAGGTATGATGAAAAGTTGACCAGTGCCCAGGATCATGTAAGCTATGGCAGAAACCCCAGCTGTTCTTGTTACAAGCCACTTACTGAAAGCAATGGACGTCTCAATTGTCTCTGAGGTAAAAAAACCTCAGAATAGTCGAAAAGTTTTTACAAAACCTTGGTTTTCAACAGAATACCTGTATCAATAAAAAGATTGAGTAAATCTTCTAGTAATGATTTTTCTCCTACTTCTCATACATTGGAGGAAATGTGATTAACATAACTATTGCCATCACAAGTGAAACATGTATAGATGGAAAATACAACCAATCCTTATTACtggagaaattaagaaaaccGGTAAGGTGATATACGTATAACTTAGATATTGCTGTCAAAGCTACAAATAAACTTATACTAGTTACATTGGAGGGATTTGTTTTTGCACATTAAACTGTGTGCCTGTGTTGAGCTTCACTTGATCTGTtaagtttttaattattattgtcacAGAGTGTTGGTTACCTTAGGGTCGGAGACAGATGTGCTAGCTGCATtataattaaaaggaaatttagccAGTGGAGAATGTGTGGAGAATATTTCATTTAGTTCTACAGTGTTTCTTGAATTCCTGGATTGCATGCAACAAatcttgaacttgaaaagcttgGCACAATCATCCTATTAGTCAGTGTTTGCTCATGGTCTGTATTAAGAGCCATAAGAGGCCTGGCGTTTTCtttccaaattaaaataagaggcaAGTGACGAGAAGAAGAACAATTATTCATTGAAGTAGCACTTTTAAGAAACAACTGATTGATACTCGGAGACTGATTCTCAGCCGATTCTCGGCAAAAAAGCCAATTGTTCAATTTAATAGATAACATTTGGTTTCATCCTCATTTGTTGTTATGTGTGATACATGTACACAAACATTTTAAGACCAATGATAGAAATGCTTACTTGCAGCTTCAGGAGGCTTTTGCTTATAAACCTGGCTATGAAGAGTGCAGTTGATAGGTGTGAGGTATGTGGATTAATGAGATTTAGATGATTAGCAGTTGCTCTCACTTCCAAATATATGAATTTAGAAATTATAttatttgctattttttttatctgttttccatttcatgTCAGTCTAATTAACCCTCAGTTAATATCTGTCCCAAGGTGTGGGAGTATCATTGTTGACCTTGCACTGAAATTCAATTCCACTACAAAGGAACAAGATGTCATCATAACACTTAATAACGCTGTGAAAGATGGGAAGCTGGGAGAGTTCAGTGTTGGTGccataaaagggaaaaaaactgaTGTGGAACCAACAGGTGGAGGTGCCACATCACCACTTGACAGGTCCTATGGGGTTAAGTCCTCATAACACTTCttacaaaagttttgcaaattgatttattaatgtCCTTGCCCCTcttaacttggctgtttgtGGTGTGAAAAATAGTTCTGAAAGTTACTGTATTTAACTCAAAATTGGTACTGTAGCAGATTTATATAGAGATTCGAAAACTTGGTGTATGGTAATGACAACTATGACAACCACAACCAGccccaatttgagcactaataggacagtgtatgTATCATGTGTGCGCACTTTTGTTGTACATTTTGTCAAGTTAACTTTTGATTTCAATGCAAACATGTAAGAAATGGTTAGTTTGTTTCCCAATATCTTAGATTTTTATTTACCTAAATTCACTTTTGTTCTGTAGTTTTAGAACATGCATggttcatttacatttttttctgagatagTTTATAGGAAAAAATAACGTGTGGCCAAAAAAATAACAGCCATGCTTGTTTTCCTCAAATTAATTGAGTGTATTTTTTTGCAGAATCTTCAGAGCTTTCAAGTGGGGTGAAAACTGGTAAAGCATTCTTGTTGTTAATAGTGAAAGATTATAatcatggttttcttttttttgtgtcattttgtcCATACAACTAACCCTGGCCAAGAAAAAAAGTGAGATCTGATTGTGCTCGATTTTTATATACAAATTTGTGGATTGAGGAGTGGGTGCCTCCATCTTGTTTTTGCCATGAATAACCGATGGGAAGTTGTGgtttaaaagcttttacagAGGGAGGAATATTCAATATAACTTATCTGGTAATTCGTTTGACCTTGCACAGAATTTGTATCCCATATCTTTTTCTGGACAAGTACATAATGATGCATTGCAGCCTGTTATTTAGTCCCGATATATGTAATGAATTGTGAAACACAAAATTGCAGGAAGAAGATAAATTGAGTTCTGACTAAATTTCAAAGGTTACCTGACAATAATACAGAGGCAGATCTGCGATGATTAAAGatcattggaaaaaattatctgaagcTTATCACACTTTGTAATTGCCATAGGTATTATTGTTGGTGCAGTGTTTGGATCAGTTGCTGCACTGGCTGTTGCTGGAATATTAGTTTGGTGGACTTGCAGGAAAAAGAGGCGCAACAGGAAAAGCACTGAAGGTAAGTGTTGCATACATATTATGCTCTCAAATGAACACTCGTTTTGGCATCTTAGAAATCTATCTTtcacatttttcctttcttctagGACTAAGTACAATCTTCAGTTCACTATCCACTGCATAATGATCTTTGCTGAAGCGATTTCTATATCTTTAACAGATAACTTTAAAAACAGTGTATTGTAaactaatgttttgttttgttgttatctATTGTGTGGTTAGCTGATTATAGTTAAAAGACCACGCATGTCGTTATACACTTAAGGAATCACCTTGATGTACATCAAACAGACTTTTCTTTCCTTGCAAGAGAGAAAGTTTGCTTGATGTCGAttagttattgttgttgttgttttttttttttgcggtttcctttttatttttcgctctttttttctttacagaggTGGCAATGAGTGAAAGGTGAGATTTTTCTATAGAAATGTTGCTGTCTACTTGCATCGTTCCTTTATGGCTTGATcgttttaacaattttaacacCCACACTTTTTTTCCTGTGAATGTTTGTGATTGTTCCAATTACCACTAACTTTAAGGCACTCTAGCTCTGCAGGGATACCACTATACACTTTGGTTGTCACTTGTGCATTAACCAACATCTCAGTGATCTGTagaaaaacttaagaaaaaacagAACAGCAACAACTTATAAGTGAAGTACGTTTATTATGTTATTCTCGGTATATATGAGAAGCTCAGGGCAAGTCTACATACTCTGCTCGTATGGTCTGACTGTAGGCGAGCCTACATCTGGTTTCCAGCATCTTTTCTAATTGGACTAAGCTGTccggaaagtttttcttttatttggatTTTTCATTTACAGAGAATTAGGTGTGTTTTGTGACATATTTGATTTGCTGTTTCAGAACATTCGGAAATATAAGTAATGAAACAAGAGGAAGTACAGATGTACATGTAGGTTACAAAATGAAATCTTATGCCTTCATATAAAGATACATTTTCCTGTAGTCCtaagtgtgttttgtttttacgtTGCTCTCTTCACTGAGAGTCTTCCCAATGTGGTTAACAGTTTACCTGAACTCAGACAGTTATTATCAATACAGATTTTAAGTCGATTAGTCATTGGTATTTTCCAATAAGTCTAAGTAAACAgtggtttatttttcataagacaGCTGGTTtgaagatttgaaataatttccaaGCAATTTTGGTAGTTTATCatctttcattgaattgaaaacagCTTTTTCTTTGAGATTGCAGTTGAATTGCCCAAACCTTCTCAAAGCCATTACATGGCACTGGATGACAGAACTCGTTCACCAGTGATGACAGATGCCAGTCCACTCAGCACCGAACAAATCAGCGAGTACGCTTCGCTTAATCTATACACACGCTCCTGGGAGACTCCTAGGGAACATGTGACGATAAAGCACATCGTTGGGAAAGGTGCTTTTGGCCAGATTGCCAAGGCAACAGTCATAAACCAACAAGGAAGAGCCAAGAAGACGCTCGTAGCagttaaaatgttgaaaggTACCAAGAAATAAAGTCATGTTTTACTTGGTCTTTGAACTAACCGAGAAGTCTGTCCAAATTGTTCGGTTTTCTCtcatattgttttattttaattttaattatatgCTTCTGCAGAATTTTCACGCTCCTGTTAAGAGTAATCTCATTCTACATGACTAGGCCACAGTTATGTCCATAGCCCGAAGCTTGTTCTACTTGATACAGCGATGGAATTTTAAGATGTAGTGTAAATATTTCCCCCTTAAATCATGATTACTTTTTAGAGCCTTGGCGCTTTACCTTGACGAAGAAAAGCACCTTTTAATATGATGCATGGTAGAGTCGAATGATATCGatttatctatctatatatctatctatctgtctgtctatctatctgtctgtctgtctcccTGTCTGTCCATCTATCTatgtatctatctatctatctatatatatatatatatatatatatatatatatacatttatgTATCTAATGATCTATCTATCTGTTTACGTTTACCTATATAATGTTACAGTTGAATGATATGATTGTGGTTCATTTGTAATGTTATTCGATGATGATTGACCGAAAGTCTTGTTGCAGAAAACGCTTCTGAGGCAGAGAGAAAGGATTTGCTGTCTGAACTTGAATTGATGAAACAACTTAAACCtcatccttacattatcaaacTCCTGGGATGTGTTACCAAGTCTGGTAAATACTGAAATGTTTATCATCAACTATGGCTACCGTCAGacaaaattaagttttaaagtaTAGAAAGCTTCGTTTTCCTCggtattttttgtgttttggcTTAAGATAACTTTCCTCTTAATCTATAGAGtataccgtaatgattcgatttgaCGCCAGgggcgcttatttactttttggtAGGCGAGGGGATAGTGCTTATTTGAAACAGGGCGGTAATCAGGGCAGGGCGCgtactgttttttttaagaaccaGCAGAACGTGCGAAACAAAGTTTTGATGTTCATTTGAAAAGCGCGGCTCTCTTACTCTAAGCTAAAGTAATTGTCTTGAAATCAAAACGTAGAATGTCACTCGTAGGATACTTTATTTATTCGATTGATCCCTGCGGCGTTTAGtacatttttattgtttttgaggAGGCCTTTGTTGACGGGTACAGTCCATTTAATTCGCCCGATCATTCCATTAGCCattatattgtttttgttgacttttgGGAAAAGCGGCTAACCAATGCTTAAAGCTTGGGCTTATTCTATTCTTGCGCGTACGCGCACGCACGAGTGAGGTCTGGATAGAGTTTGTTTGACAGCAAAGAAGTAGACAGAGTTTTATACTGTCTGCTAAATAGCAGCGTATGCATTATCAATAAGTGAGATCTAAGATCAGCAAAATTTACTGGTGGACTGCATCTGCGGCATTTAATTGATATTTGCGAAACTTTATTGTCTACCTAGAGCCACTGTTTGTGCTGATCGAATATGTTCCTTTTGGAgatctgctgggttacctgagaaagagccgtggattgAATGATACTTACTTcaaagacccggatatcaaaccacagACAAATCTGACCTCACAACAGCTGATTaagtttgcttggcaaatcGCTGATGGAATGTCCTATTTGTCATCGATACCGGTGAGTGATGAAATTATTCTCTGAATGACGTCCCTATCGAACAAGGCCTCATTTGTCATTCATTATACTTCGCTTTCCATTGAACCGTGGACAAACTGCCTAGGACGTCATCCCATGCCAGCTGAGTCACCCTTAAGTCTCTCGTTTCTTTAAAGGgtgttttccaaaagaaactttttctctttgtgtaAGGTTATTCATAGGGATCTTGCAGCTCGTAACGTGTTGGTTGGAGAGGGGGAAACATGTAAAGTGACGGACTttggaatggccagagatgtgcaggAGGACAATGtttacgaaagaaaaaccaGGGTACGAAGACATAATGTTCTTGTAAGCCTTGTATTATATGGCTGAAGATGCCTCACTGGAGTGACTGCTTAAAGAAAACAAGCTCAGTAAATCTTGTTCCGTTTTCCGGAACTTTCGTTACAGTGTTGTTGCCAACTGGGAGCATTAGTACTTTTAAGGACTACGCCAACTCCTTGCATTTTTGCTTCTTATTCAGGGGCGTCTCCCTGTAAAATGGACTGCCATTGAGGCGTTGCTTtacggaaaatattctaccaagAGTGATGTGTGAGTACAAGGAAGATATGAACACTGCACTAAGCTTAATTAAAAAGGTCTTATATGAACTGTTTTCAGGTCTGCAAAATGTTATTTggttacttttgtattttggtcTTCTTATTTTGCTGGTGTGAGGTCATCTCAGGGAGGAGTGGTTATCCTCATTTTTTATGGGTAGTGACCAGGAATCAACTCCTATGACACTGCGTATGTGTCCCTCCCCACCCCATCTCCCCTTCCTTTTATCACAAAAGATGTTTTAACTACATTTTACGTAAGGAAGAAATGTTACATCCTTAAATGTATCCTGATTGTTTTACAGGTGGAGCTACGGAGTTCTCCTTTATGAGATTTTCACGATTGGTAAGTTACTAGGCAGATTACCAGTCCAGTAATTTTAGCTTCAGCAATTGGGGGAACACGAATTCGTGAAGTAAGCAGGGTTTACCAGTCTCTTTAGAATTAGTTTTCGGTCATACCAAGCCAGTTTAGATTGCAAAAGTCGCTGGCCTAGccggaaaaaaattgttaatggaAATACATTTGTAGAGCTTTTCATTTTAGACTATATTAACATTACCTGCTCCATTCAGGTGGTTCACCGTATCCAAggatggatggaagaaaaattgcaaacttacttcaagagggatacagaatgcctaaaccacaacatgtggatgATAAGTTGTATGATAATATCGTGTTGTTACTGTTTCATGATGGCTTTCTCGTACGTTAGTATTTGTATCGCTTTTTGTTCGAGTTGTTTGTGAGCCTTAAGATAAAACCATCTGTACTTGCTGAACCTGCATAATGAAggtaaatgaaacaatatgTACACCATCACGAGTTGATATCTGTTGTATAAATCGTTTGTCCTTTATTATAACAAGATGGAATTTTTAGACCAAAAAGGTTTTTCACTTGGGATAGGTCGAACCGTTTCTAATTAAACTACTTTTGGACGTCCTTTTAGGTATGACATAATgacaaaatgttggaaagaCGACCCTAATTTGAGACCATCTTTTGAGAAGTTgagaaacaaactcaaagaaatggaaaaccgGCACAAGGtagaattgaaaattttacaaagagactctttgtgttctttttttccttttcaaagtttgattgCTAGATCAACTAAACTTGATAACGGCGTCACCATGAAGGTTTCGAAACGTAGTTTATGGTTTCAATTTATGTCGCTTTACAgcagtttttaattcagtttcGAAAGTGGAAATCGAACATAAAAACTAAAACGAATCCCAGCCTGATCACAAACGTTTTTCCTTGCTTCAAGGAGGTTGCTTGATTCTACTTTGAGGTCTATTGGTTACTTTTGTTGTTAACCTTTGTTCCGATTGATAGTTGTGAATACTTTGGGGTTAGTTTTTCAAGGGTTAGGTTTAGGGTTAGTTGCCTTTTCTACAATCAATCTAAGACTTCTCTATCTAAAATTAATTGTGACAGCGATATACTCTCTCTctctaagtaaaaaaaaagaagaaatcctCGACAGCCTAACAGAGTACAGTATAATTTAAATCCCTTTTTCATATTCTTTCATATgtcttgttattttttacagGGGCTgctaaacttaaaaaattacgaTGATCGACTTTACGTTAATGTTGACGATCTTGCCGTCTGAGCGAGTGATTTATCATACAGGAAAGGATGGatcatcttttattttcctgataTATTTTACGTTTAGCCATATTTTTTACTGATTAGGCAACTCTTTAAACAAGCTGTTTGACAACGAAGCGAGGCAAAGAGCagctttcatatattcttacaTATTTTTATAGTTTAAGTCTTAGAAAGGCAAACGATTTTGTACTAACGAGTTTAAAAGCTGCAACCCAAATTTTCCCTCCTTAGCGTTAGAGATTTGTTTATAAGTTTTTACACAaaatatgtattttattttaaaatgtccTACGAATCCACACCAAAAATATTCCAATGTTGCATCTGCTGTCCCTTTCgttatattttgaaatttagcgaATGCACCTTTTtgtcgtaaaaaaaatttctttgttaattaaGGTGGCCCGATAGAGAAAAcggtcatattttttttaaccagcgGTTTAGCCATGTTTAGATGGCgttaagaaaaataagtttttcgcCATATACTGATCAATTTCATCACAAAATCTTAACTTTCATGAAACTTTCTTAACGGGTGCTATGGGTTTATAACTGCTTagttattcttaaaaattaaacaaaaacaatttaaaaaatcaaagggCTCACTCAGTTTCTATCGATTTTTATCATCCCCCGACATAATTACAGAGTACTGAGATTCTGGTTCCCTTGGAATTTTTGACAATGAAAGACATAATAAAACGTTGTCCCTTTTAAACTGTGCATCATTTAAGTCTTGCATTTCAATGAAACATAGTTAAAACTATTTGTGCAAAGTTCAAGCGAGCATGGCATTCGACTGGGAAGTTGACAACAAACGAATTTAACAACAATTACAAGCAGACCAGCAATCTCGCAAAATTTCGGTCATTCGCGCTTCACAagagaaatgagaaaatataCAGAAAGCCTCACCACACTTTGTTAAAAACGGCTTTAGAACGGCTTGATCCACAAGCCAAACAGAAAGTAAATTATGACATCAGCCCAGGAAGTCATAACACTGACGTATTTCCGCTTCTTGGCGCTTTCCATCTCTCAGACTCCGCCTTAAGTATAAATGTAAACGATCACGGCAAGGCGGGGTACCTCAACTAGCTGGGGTccctcacctacctggggtcccctaactacatgtaaac
It encodes the following:
- the LOC131795394 gene encoding tyrosine kinase receptor Cad96Ca-like, which produces MWNQQVEVPHHHLTESSELSSGVKTGIIVGAVFGSVAALAVAGILVWWTCRKKRRNRKSTEEVAMSERTFGNISNETRGSTDVHIAVELPKPSQSHYMALDDRTRSPVMTDASPLSTEQISEYASLNLYTRSWETPREHVTIKHIVGKGAFGQIAKATVINQQGRAKKTLVAVKMLKENASEAERKDLLSELELMKQLKPHPYIIKLLGCVTKSEPLFVLIEYVPFGDLLGYLRKSRGLNDTYFKDPDIKPQTNLTSQQLIKFAWQIADGMSYLSSIPVIHRDLAARNVLVGEGETCKVTDFGMARDVQEDNVYERKTRGRLPVKWTAIEALLYGKYSTKSDVWSYGVLLYEIFTIGGSPYPRMDGRKIANLLQEGYRMPKPQHVDDKLYDIMTKCWKDDPNLRPSFEKLRNKLKEMENRHKGLLNLKNYDDRLYVNVDDLAV